One stretch of Rosistilla oblonga DNA includes these proteins:
- a CDS encoding zeta toxin family protein produces MKRNQAGMSSPPQPTVYVIAGPNGAGKTTFASRYLPNFAGCQEFVNADLIASGLSPFNPESQSVAAGRLMLNRIESLTRKGTSFGFETTLAGRGHVKRLRMMKKLGYRVSLFFIWLPSVDLAVARVATRVREGGHNIPEPHIRRRYQLGINNFASLYKPVLDEWVIYDGSSRPGEIIVGEQDNVRRVYDDARFAELKQLSPELMR; encoded by the coding sequence GTGAAACGGAACCAAGCTGGCATGAGTTCACCACCGCAACCGACCGTTTACGTTATTGCTGGGCCTAACGGAGCCGGTAAGACGACATTCGCAAGTCGCTATTTGCCGAATTTCGCGGGTTGCCAGGAATTTGTAAACGCTGATTTGATTGCCTCTGGGCTGTCACCGTTCAACCCCGAGTCACAATCGGTTGCTGCCGGTCGCTTGATGCTAAACCGTATCGAAAGTTTGACGAGAAAAGGAACATCGTTCGGATTTGAAACAACGCTTGCTGGTCGTGGACATGTTAAACGGCTGCGTATGATGAAAAAACTTGGGTACCGAGTGTCCTTGTTTTTTATCTGGCTTCCCTCCGTCGATCTCGCCGTAGCTCGAGTTGCAACGCGGGTCAGAGAAGGTGGGCACAATATTCCAGAACCGCATATCCGGCGTCGTTACCAACTTGGCATCAACAACTTTGCGTCGCTATATAAGCCAGTTCTCGACGAATGGGTTATCTACGACGGATCGAGCCGCCCCGGTGAGATCATTGTCGGAGAGCAGGACAACGTTCGCCGAGTCTATGACGATGCGCGGTTTGCTGAACTCAAACAATTGTCCCCGGAGCTAATGCGATGA
- a CDS encoding BPSS1187 family protein has product MTKSFYTSLLSLALLAASTTAALGQSSPSALTFNDPNPQRYQFKARASELDPRVQAHPEIGFLIDNKDGKPADFQQAAVDTRVAPKGKLVIWLMGHNQGLFDRWNSYGLHAIRVHYANKWFSICCRENPVGEECRGNIRLEAATGEDFSSDVDIPKPDGMMERALKFVQWLAKENPQGGWDYFLTEDGNGLRWEDVIMSGSSHGSTTAARFAKHQKVSRVVALCGPRDNYQTWQSLPSATPENRYFGFSHVLDGGWTADHYCRSWEMLGMNKFGPIVNVDKIGPPYQNTRRLITDFDVDGNARRAHSSVQPGGSAGKDADGKYIHEAVWKYLYTHPVDVVGEATPPDASCIKNQR; this is encoded by the coding sequence ATGACAAAGTCGTTCTATACGTCCCTTCTTTCGCTGGCCCTGCTGGCCGCCTCTACCACCGCAGCGCTGGGCCAGTCGTCGCCGAGCGCGTTGACTTTTAACGATCCCAACCCGCAGCGGTACCAATTCAAGGCGCGAGCCAGCGAGCTGGATCCGCGAGTCCAAGCGCATCCGGAGATCGGTTTCTTGATCGACAACAAGGATGGCAAACCGGCTGATTTCCAACAAGCAGCGGTCGACACCCGCGTCGCGCCCAAGGGAAAACTGGTGATTTGGTTGATGGGGCACAACCAAGGTCTGTTCGATCGCTGGAACAGCTACGGCTTGCACGCGATCCGTGTCCACTACGCCAACAAATGGTTTTCGATCTGCTGCCGCGAAAATCCGGTCGGCGAGGAATGCCGCGGCAACATCCGCTTGGAAGCGGCCACCGGCGAAGACTTCAGCAGCGATGTCGACATTCCCAAACCGGACGGCATGATGGAGCGGGCGCTCAAATTTGTGCAGTGGCTGGCGAAAGAGAATCCTCAAGGGGGCTGGGATTACTTCTTAACCGAAGATGGCAATGGCCTCCGCTGGGAGGACGTGATCATGTCGGGCAGCTCGCACGGTTCGACGACGGCGGCGCGGTTCGCCAAGCATCAGAAGGTCAGTCGAGTCGTCGCGTTGTGCGGACCTCGCGACAACTATCAAACCTGGCAATCGCTCCCGTCTGCAACTCCCGAGAACCGATACTTCGGCTTCTCTCACGTGCTCGACGGCGGTTGGACGGCAGATCACTATTGCCGCAGCTGGGAGATGCTGGGGATGAACAAATTTGGTCCGATCGTGAACGTCGACAAGATCGGACCGCCCTACCAAAACACCCGTCGATTGATCACCGACTTTGATGTCGACGGCAACGCTCGCCGAGCTCACAGCAGCGTTCAACCAGGCGGCAGCGCGGGCAAAGACGCCGATGGCAAATACATCCACGAAGCGGTCTGGAAATATTTGTATACCCATCCGGTCGACGTGGTTGGTGAAGCCACGCCGCCGGATGCAAGCTGTATCAAGAACCAACGCTAA
- a CDS encoding ABC transporter substrate-binding protein has protein sequence MICIALLLSGCSSSSDSSAGGSTSEASGLQQVSLQLNWFPEAEHGGYYAADVHGFFADEGLEVTLLPGGPNVPVVQSVAAGRAAFAVTNADRVLFGHQAGAEVVALFAPIQNTPRCIMVHRESGISKLADLRDVTLAIGTGPAFFQYMQKHLPLTGVETIAYPGSIGPFLANKRFAQQAYIFSEPYVAKQQGADPVTLMVSEIGYNPYASVLVASRKTLDTQSDLAQRIVRASARGWQKYLDDPAETNAVIDSINPDMDAGALAFGAEQIRPLCDREDPAAPLGQMTAARWQTLIDQMVEIELVDADKVSAARVFDDRFITPTASQE, from the coding sequence ATGATTTGCATCGCGTTGCTGTTGTCGGGCTGTTCGTCCAGCAGCGATTCTTCGGCCGGCGGATCGACCTCCGAAGCGTCCGGATTGCAGCAGGTGTCGCTGCAATTGAACTGGTTCCCCGAAGCCGAACATGGCGGCTATTACGCGGCCGACGTGCATGGCTTCTTCGCCGACGAAGGGCTCGAGGTGACGTTGTTGCCCGGCGGGCCAAACGTCCCGGTCGTCCAGTCGGTTGCGGCGGGGCGAGCCGCATTTGCTGTGACCAATGCCGATCGCGTCCTGTTTGGCCATCAAGCCGGTGCGGAGGTTGTCGCGCTGTTCGCACCGATCCAGAACACGCCGCGATGCATCATGGTCCATCGCGAATCGGGGATTTCGAAGCTGGCCGATTTGCGAGACGTCACGTTGGCGATCGGAACTGGCCCGGCGTTCTTTCAATACATGCAGAAGCATCTGCCGCTGACCGGCGTCGAAACGATCGCCTATCCCGGCAGCATCGGCCCCTTCTTGGCGAACAAACGGTTCGCCCAACAGGCTTACATCTTCAGCGAGCCCTATGTCGCCAAACAGCAGGGAGCCGATCCGGTCACGCTGATGGTCTCCGAGATCGGATACAACCCGTACGCCAGCGTGCTGGTTGCGAGCCGCAAGACGTTGGATACGCAGAGCGACCTGGCCCAGCGAATCGTGCGGGCGAGCGCTCGCGGTTGGCAGAAGTATCTCGACGACCCGGCGGAAACCAACGCTGTGATCGATTCGATCAATCCCGACATGGATGCCGGCGCGCTCGCTTTTGGGGCAGAGCAGATTCGCCCGTTATGCGATCGCGAAGATCCCGCCGCGCCGCTGGGCCAGATGACCGCCGCGCGATGGCAGACGTTGATCGATCAAATGGTCGAAATCGAACTTGTCGATGCCGACAAGGTCTCGGCCGCCCGCGTCTTCGACGATCGATTCATCACGCCAACTGCATCGCAGGAATGA
- a CDS encoding alpha-2-macroglobulin family protein has translation MLIAFAVASAVGPRDTQWKAVEDAMNKGLPKTAIEALQPIIDGALQDKAYAEAVKAISQRIALEGAIQGDKPEEKVTRMTAEIEKAPEPMRPVMQAILANWYWQYFQQNRWRFMQRTETATSPSDDFTTWALPQILAEIDKHFRLALAAPEALQKTPIDQYDALLNKGTAPDAYRPTLYDFLVFDAIDFYAAGEQAGARSQDAFDLQADSPIFASAADFIAWEPPTDDAKSPTLRAITLYQDLLVFHQDDDDKSAFYDADLSRLVFGNNKAFGEEKSSRFKASLKRFIEATAGHEISARGNAQLAQTIRDEGDLVEAHKIASEGLENFPKSVGGALCFNLIQQIEARSAQVSTERVWNEPLSTIDVQYRNVTKIYFRLVPFDFEAFVQSERWNSEQLDQRQQQELLARTPVTAWNADLPATTDYQERVEELPTPDDLKPGAYYLIASHHPEFVRADNQVSFTEIWVSDLALVLRNHNGDGFVDGFVLDARSGDPLANANVRAWQRTNHGNRRQPLPSTKTDENGRFEFRGQRLRGMVFHVVDGDNALSSIHNVDSYQNNRQPRPDEQTRFFTDRSIYRPGQTIQYKGICLRVDQQKDDYATIAGRELTVVFNDVNGKEIQRQKHRTNDYGSFSGSFNAPRDRLMGRMSIHVAGEPNGATQVTVEEYKRPKFLVSLDAPKEAARLGGEVNLQGSAKAYTGAAIDAAEVRWRVVREVRYPIWWSWRCWWIPQVPDAGQEIAHGTTTTAADGSFDIRFDARPDPSVSPESEASFQFTIYADVVDTTGETRSGSRQVNVGFVALRASVSSDDWQTTDAPTKIQLSTTTLDGEAIAADGVLKVYALQQPERPARGRLSNQPRPMYGRAGSPIDLADAPKPDPANPNSWALGEVAFEKAIQIDASGQAEAEVQLKAGIYRAVFETKDRFSKSVTALLPIQVLDPNAKQLSIKIPNLLASAAWSVQPGSEFEGVWGSGYDTARAFVEIEHRGGVLQSFWTAPGVTQVQIKQPIEEGMRGGLTLRTTMVRENRAYLESWQIRVPWTNKQLTVRWEHFVSKLEPAEKQTWTAVIDAPDAKRAAAEMVAGMYDASLDAYLPHHWADGFHVFRHNRSNVYSQFENQQKQLQGLLFNWNVDARDASLIYRSFPGEIINAIYGMRGNVQFRSRRGGGIAGGLGMMEADSFAGAAPAPMAMAKGMAKDSNAQVASAPAAEGAPADDQPPAAEVDLENVSARKNLNETAFFFPHLIAGDDGTVRMEFTMPEALTKWRFMGFAHDNELRSGLLTDTVVTAKDLMVQPNPPRFVREGDVLEFTVKVSNQSPTRQTGTVRLSFAEARTGDSVDAAIGNDQRDQAFEIAAGQSKSLAWRIQIPDGIGFLTYKAVGSTGRLSDGEEGYLPVLSQRVLVTESQTLPIRGPQTVEFDFEKLLKSGDSDSLRHQSLDVQMVSNPSWYAVMALPYLMEYPHQCSEQTFSRLYANALARHIAGSDPKIHRVFEQWRGTPALESPLMKNQDLKAVMIEETPWLRQAESESEARRNVGILFDDNRLNDETARLLKKLADQQLDDGAWPWFPGGPANDYITLYITTGFGRMRHLGVDVDTSAAVKSLTRLDAWVTKQYTNIAESNRDDNHLTATIALYLYGRSFFLEDQPVAAEHRTAVLYWLQQAKQYWLKLNNRQSQAHLAVALKRFGDLKTPVGIMASIKERSVSDEEMGMFWRDTEESWWWYRAPIETQAMMIEAFDEVMDDAAAVEDCKVWLLKQKQTQDWKTSKATADAVYALLLRGTDLLASSELVRVDLGGQTVEPKDVEAGTGFYEQRFSGAEVTPQQGKITVTKVDEGVAWGSVTWQYMEEIAKITPHDGTPLTLTKQLFVKETTKDGPVLKPVDGPIAVGDELVVRIVLKTDRDMEYLHLKDQRGSGTEPVNVLSRYKYQDGLAYYESTRDTASHFFIDYLPKGTYVFEYSTRVQLRGRYQSGFANIQCMYAPEFNSHSESLLLEVQ, from the coding sequence ATGCTGATCGCATTTGCGGTCGCCTCGGCGGTGGGACCTCGAGACACTCAATGGAAGGCTGTCGAAGACGCGATGAACAAAGGTTTGCCCAAGACCGCGATCGAGGCGTTGCAGCCGATTATCGATGGCGCGTTGCAAGACAAGGCGTACGCCGAAGCTGTCAAAGCGATAAGCCAACGGATCGCTTTGGAAGGGGCGATCCAAGGGGATAAGCCCGAGGAAAAAGTCACTCGGATGACCGCCGAGATCGAGAAGGCTCCCGAGCCGATGCGGCCTGTGATGCAGGCGATCCTGGCGAATTGGTACTGGCAATATTTCCAGCAGAATCGCTGGCGGTTCATGCAGCGCACCGAAACCGCCACCTCCCCCAGCGACGACTTTACCACCTGGGCGTTGCCGCAGATCCTGGCTGAAATCGACAAGCATTTCCGGCTGGCCCTCGCCGCTCCCGAAGCGCTGCAAAAGACGCCGATCGATCAATACGATGCGCTATTAAACAAGGGGACCGCACCGGACGCCTACCGCCCGACGCTTTACGATTTCCTGGTTTTCGACGCGATCGATTTCTATGCCGCGGGCGAGCAAGCCGGTGCCCGTTCGCAGGATGCTTTTGATCTGCAAGCCGACAGCCCGATCTTCGCATCGGCTGCCGACTTCATCGCTTGGGAACCTCCGACCGACGACGCGAAATCGCCAACGCTGCGAGCGATCACGCTGTACCAAGATCTGCTGGTCTTCCATCAAGACGATGATGACAAGTCGGCGTTCTACGATGCCGATCTGTCCCGTTTGGTGTTTGGCAACAACAAGGCGTTTGGCGAAGAGAAGAGTTCGCGATTTAAGGCGTCGCTGAAACGATTCATCGAAGCGACCGCCGGGCACGAGATCTCTGCTCGAGGCAACGCGCAACTGGCGCAAACGATTCGCGACGAAGGGGACTTGGTCGAGGCGCATAAGATCGCCAGCGAAGGGCTTGAGAATTTTCCCAAGAGCGTTGGCGGAGCTCTCTGTTTCAACTTGATCCAGCAGATCGAAGCCCGTTCGGCGCAGGTTTCGACCGAACGAGTCTGGAACGAACCACTGTCGACGATCGACGTTCAATACCGCAACGTCACCAAGATCTACTTCCGCTTGGTCCCGTTTGATTTCGAAGCCTTTGTCCAATCCGAACGCTGGAATTCAGAGCAATTGGATCAGCGTCAGCAACAGGAACTACTGGCTCGCACGCCGGTTACCGCTTGGAATGCCGATCTGCCAGCGACAACCGATTACCAAGAACGCGTCGAAGAATTGCCGACGCCCGACGATTTGAAACCGGGAGCTTATTATCTGATCGCCAGCCACCATCCCGAATTTGTCCGCGCCGACAACCAAGTGTCGTTCACGGAGATTTGGGTTAGCGATCTGGCTCTCGTATTGCGAAATCACAACGGCGATGGATTCGTCGACGGCTTTGTCTTGGATGCCCGCAGCGGCGATCCGCTGGCCAATGCCAACGTGCGAGCGTGGCAGCGAACGAACCACGGCAACCGCCGCCAACCGCTTCCGTCGACGAAGACCGACGAAAACGGGCGGTTTGAATTCCGTGGCCAACGACTGCGAGGAATGGTCTTTCACGTCGTCGATGGCGACAACGCACTCTCTTCGATACACAACGTCGACAGTTACCAGAACAACCGACAACCTCGACCCGATGAACAGACACGGTTCTTCACCGACCGATCGATCTACCGCCCGGGGCAGACGATCCAATACAAGGGGATCTGTTTGCGAGTCGACCAGCAGAAGGACGATTACGCGACGATCGCCGGTCGCGAATTGACAGTGGTCTTCAACGACGTCAATGGAAAAGAGATCCAGCGGCAGAAACATCGCACCAACGATTACGGAAGTTTCAGCGGCAGCTTCAACGCGCCGCGCGATCGTTTGATGGGGCGAATGTCGATCCATGTCGCTGGCGAACCGAATGGAGCAACGCAAGTCACTGTCGAAGAGTACAAGCGACCCAAGTTTCTGGTTTCGCTGGACGCACCTAAGGAAGCCGCTCGGCTTGGCGGTGAAGTCAATCTGCAGGGATCGGCTAAGGCGTATACCGGCGCGGCGATCGATGCTGCCGAGGTTCGCTGGCGCGTCGTCCGTGAAGTCCGCTATCCGATCTGGTGGTCGTGGCGTTGTTGGTGGATCCCGCAAGTTCCCGATGCCGGGCAGGAGATCGCTCACGGAACGACGACAACCGCCGCCGACGGCAGCTTCGACATCCGCTTCGACGCCCGTCCCGATCCGTCGGTATCGCCCGAAAGCGAAGCCTCATTCCAGTTCACGATCTACGCCGATGTCGTCGACACGACGGGCGAAACGCGTTCGGGCAGCCGCCAAGTCAACGTCGGCTTTGTCGCTTTGCGAGCGTCGGTTTCCAGCGACGATTGGCAGACGACCGACGCACCGACGAAAATCCAACTAAGCACTACCACTCTGGATGGCGAAGCGATCGCGGCCGACGGCGTGCTGAAGGTCTATGCGCTGCAGCAGCCCGAACGGCCAGCTCGCGGCAGATTGTCGAACCAACCGCGGCCGATGTACGGCCGAGCGGGAAGCCCAATCGATTTGGCAGACGCTCCGAAACCCGATCCCGCCAATCCCAATTCGTGGGCGCTAGGGGAGGTCGCGTTTGAGAAAGCGATTCAGATCGACGCCAGCGGGCAAGCGGAAGCTGAGGTTCAATTGAAAGCTGGCATCTATCGAGCGGTCTTCGAAACGAAGGATCGATTCAGCAAGTCGGTGACCGCGTTGTTGCCAATCCAAGTGCTCGATCCCAATGCAAAGCAATTGTCGATCAAGATCCCCAACCTGTTGGCTTCCGCCGCTTGGTCGGTCCAACCGGGCAGCGAATTCGAGGGCGTCTGGGGAAGCGGATACGACACCGCTCGCGCGTTCGTCGAGATCGAACATCGGGGCGGGGTGTTGCAGAGTTTCTGGACCGCCCCCGGAGTGACTCAGGTTCAGATCAAACAACCGATCGAAGAAGGGATGCGCGGCGGGCTGACGCTGCGGACGACGATGGTTCGCGAAAACCGAGCCTATCTGGAATCGTGGCAGATCAGAGTCCCTTGGACCAACAAGCAACTGACGGTTCGCTGGGAGCACTTTGTCTCCAAACTGGAACCGGCGGAAAAGCAAACCTGGACCGCGGTGATCGACGCTCCCGATGCAAAGCGAGCCGCCGCCGAGATGGTCGCGGGGATGTACGACGCGTCGCTGGATGCTTATCTGCCGCACCATTGGGCCGATGGATTCCATGTCTTCCGGCACAACCGCAGCAACGTTTATTCGCAATTTGAAAACCAACAAAAGCAGCTGCAAGGTCTGCTCTTCAATTGGAACGTCGATGCCCGCGATGCGTCGCTCATCTACCGATCGTTCCCCGGCGAGATCATCAACGCGATCTACGGCATGCGGGGCAATGTTCAGTTCCGTAGTCGAAGAGGCGGAGGCATTGCTGGTGGCCTCGGGATGATGGAAGCCGATTCGTTTGCCGGTGCCGCTCCAGCGCCGATGGCGATGGCCAAGGGAATGGCAAAGGATTCCAACGCGCAGGTCGCGAGTGCTCCCGCTGCCGAAGGGGCACCCGCCGACGACCAGCCGCCAGCGGCTGAGGTCGATCTGGAAAACGTTTCGGCACGGAAGAACCTCAACGAAACCGCCTTCTTCTTTCCGCATTTGATCGCCGGCGACGACGGCACGGTGCGGATGGAGTTCACGATGCCCGAGGCATTAACGAAGTGGCGGTTCATGGGCTTCGCTCACGACAACGAACTGCGATCCGGACTGTTGACCGATACCGTGGTGACGGCAAAAGACTTGATGGTTCAACCCAATCCGCCGCGATTCGTTCGCGAGGGGGACGTGTTGGAATTCACTGTCAAAGTCAGCAACCAATCGCCGACGCGTCAGACCGGTACGGTGCGCTTGAGCTTTGCCGAAGCGCGAACCGGCGACAGCGTCGACGCGGCGATCGGCAACGACCAACGCGATCAAGCGTTCGAGATCGCTGCGGGGCAATCGAAGTCGTTGGCTTGGCGGATTCAGATTCCCGACGGAATCGGGTTCTTGACCTACAAAGCGGTCGGTTCGACGGGACGATTGTCCGACGGAGAAGAAGGGTATCTGCCCGTCTTGTCGCAACGTGTGCTGGTGACCGAATCGCAAACGCTGCCGATTCGCGGTCCACAAACAGTGGAGTTCGATTTTGAAAAGCTGCTGAAATCGGGCGACTCCGATTCGCTGCGTCATCAATCGTTGGACGTTCAAATGGTTTCCAACCCGTCGTGGTACGCTGTGATGGCGTTGCCCTATCTGATGGAATACCCGCACCAGTGCAGCGAGCAGACGTTCAGTCGACTATATGCCAACGCATTGGCGCGGCACATCGCCGGCAGCGATCCGAAGATCCATCGCGTCTTTGAACAATGGCGTGGGACTCCGGCGCTGGAGAGTCCGCTGATGAAGAACCAGGACCTCAAAGCGGTGATGATCGAAGAGACGCCTTGGCTGCGACAAGCGGAATCCGAATCGGAAGCTCGACGCAACGTGGGGATCTTGTTCGACGATAACCGCTTGAACGACGAGACCGCTCGGCTGCTGAAGAAGCTGGCCGATCAACAGCTCGACGACGGCGCGTGGCCTTGGTTCCCCGGCGGTCCTGCAAACGATTACATCACGCTTTACATCACCACTGGTTTTGGTCGAATGCGTCACTTGGGCGTCGACGTTGATACCTCGGCGGCGGTGAAGTCGCTGACCCGATTGGATGCGTGGGTTACCAAGCAGTACACCAATATCGCGGAAAGCAACCGTGACGATAATCATCTGACCGCGACGATCGCGTTGTATCTGTATGGCCGCAGCTTCTTCCTGGAAGATCAACCTGTCGCCGCGGAACATCGAACCGCTGTCCTGTATTGGTTGCAACAAGCCAAGCAGTATTGGTTGAAATTGAACAACCGCCAGTCGCAAGCCCATCTTGCCGTGGCCTTGAAACGCTTCGGCGATTTGAAGACGCCGGTCGGCATCATGGCGTCGATCAAAGAGCGATCGGTAAGTGACGAAGAAATGGGAATGTTCTGGCGCGATACCGAAGAATCGTGGTGGTGGTACCGAGCTCCGATCGAAACGCAAGCGATGATGATCGAAGCGTTTGACGAAGTGATGGACGATGCGGCGGCTGTCGAAGACTGCAAAGTTTGGCTGCTGAAACAAAAACAAACGCAGGACTGGAAGACGAGTAAAGCGACAGCCGACGCGGTCTATGCGTTGTTGTTGCGAGGAACCGACCTGTTGGCGTCCAGCGAATTGGTCCGCGTCGATCTGGGCGGCCAGACGGTCGAGCCGAAAGATGTCGAAGCGGGAACCGGCTTTTATGAGCAGCGGTTTTCCGGTGCGGAGGTGACGCCGCAACAAGGAAAGATCACGGTCACTAAGGTCGACGAAGGCGTTGCGTGGGGAAGCGTGACGTGGCAATACATGGAGGAGATCGCCAAGATCACGCCTCACGATGGAACGCCGCTGACGCTAACCAAGCAGCTGTTCGTGAAAGAGACGACCAAAGATGGACCGGTTCTGAAACCTGTCGACGGGCCGATTGCGGTCGGCGATGAATTGGTCGTACGGATCGTTTTGAAGACCGACCGCGACATGGAGTATCTGCATCTGAAGGATCAGCGCGGCAGCGGCACCGAACCGGTGAATGTGCTATCGCGTTACAAGTACCAAGATGGACTGGCCTACTACGAATCGACTCGCGATACGGCCAGCCACTTCTTCATCGATTACCTGCCCAAGGGAACGTACGTCTTCGAATATTCGACGCGCGTTCAATTGCGAGGCAGGTATCAATCGGGATTCGCCAACATCCAGTGCATGTACGCACCGGAGTTCAACAGTCATTCGGAGAGTCTGCTGTTGGAGGTTCAATAA